One Candidatus Hepatobacter penaei DNA window includes the following coding sequences:
- a CDS encoding PD-(D/E)XK nuclease domain-containing protein, giving the protein MSVLFYDLALQTGGHAYVYVHRDESLGFEAPIFVYIPPPGSTDAIVMLKLDNMKQKGKKPVTKSALKEAFIERWGQRGSRERAFVDEKMKERPHPIRAFNIRSWTTNAVIEEFQEWCAHHENRHYAFDEMAFGQAWDDIGRQMSARPDLREKNIVRISMDAAFAEKKPFSLRYRENDSMFGRGRIKRPARTREGLAEPEISRVKKVLYAPSAQWDNGLFHREARDIAGLFGEDFVPALDSVKTMVQQVTQDVLSVYGSRLVDEYFYKSIMTTKMLDHKRENHFFPVVEMQSGSGRIDLTLIPQRGEERAVLFELKEERGSLAHGVRHAMDQIKSIDYGVAFDRFSGVKEIKRVGIAFQGHQLAADFDDYVVPRLHLENTPSLAHSLLYDDTSFNYNLDLLSQKYISYHDGNNRNHDFSHPLSQA; this is encoded by the coding sequence GTGTCTGTTTTGTTTTATGATCTGGCGCTTCAAACGGGAGGGCATGCCTATGTATATGTGCATCGCGATGAATCTTTGGGTTTTGAGGCGCCCATTTTTGTGTATATTCCGCCACCAGGAAGCACGGATGCCATCGTTATGCTCAAGCTCGACAATATGAAACAAAAAGGGAAAAAGCCCGTTACCAAATCTGCCCTCAAAGAAGCGTTTATTGAAAGGTGGGGCCAGCGCGGCTCCCGTGAAAGGGCTTTTGTGGACGAAAAAATGAAAGAGCGTCCTCACCCTATACGCGCCTTTAACATACGGTCATGGACAACCAATGCTGTGATTGAAGAATTTCAAGAATGGTGTGCCCACCATGAAAACCGTCACTATGCCTTTGATGAAATGGCTTTTGGCCAGGCATGGGATGATATCGGAAGGCAGATGAGCGCTCGCCCAGATTTGAGAGAAAAAAACATTGTGCGCATTTCTATGGACGCGGCATTCGCGGAAAAAAAGCCCTTTTCTCTTCGCTATCGTGAGAATGACAGTATGTTTGGACGAGGACGCATCAAAAGGCCAGCCAGAACAAGGGAAGGGTTGGCCGAACCCGAGATTTCTCGGGTCAAGAAAGTGCTTTATGCGCCATCAGCGCAATGGGATAATGGGCTTTTTCATAGAGAAGCGCGAGACATCGCCGGCCTTTTTGGGGAAGATTTTGTTCCTGCATTAGACAGCGTGAAGACAATGGTGCAACAGGTGACGCAGGATGTGCTTTCTGTTTATGGGTCACGTCTTGTGGACGAATATTTCTACAAAAGCATCATGACCACCAAAATGTTAGATCACAAACGCGAAAATCATTTTTTTCCTGTTGTGGAAATGCAATCAGGTTCAGGGCGTATTGATCTGACGCTCATTCCTCAAAGAGGGGAGGAAAGGGCCGTGCTTTTTGAGCTAAAGGAAGAGCGAGGATCCCTTGCCCATGGTGTGAGACATGCCATGGATCAGATTAAATCTATAGATTACGGCGTGGCCTTTGATCGGTTTTCAGGGGTGAAGGAAATCAAGCGTGTGGGGATCGCTTTTCAAGGGCACCAACTAGCGGCTGATTTTGATGATTATGTTGTGCCGCGTTTGCACTTAGAAAACACGCCCAGCCTAGCGCACAGCCTTCTTTATGATGACACATCTTTTAACTATAACCTCGACCTTCTTAGCCAAAAGTACATAAGCTATCACGATGGCAATAACCGTAACCATGATTTTTCCCATCCCTTATCTCAGGCCTGA
- a CDS encoding ASCH domain-containing protein, which yields MQSRIHTLHLERAYVELIRNKQKTVEGRLNKEKYQTMRPGDILAFCVKKDRSDTTFCKVLGLRLYATFRTMLEAEGLRSCLPTAETLEEGVATYHRFADYQQREKRDGVLAINMVYLGSGRSLEDVLQ from the coding sequence ATGCAAAGCAGGATACACACCCTTCATCTTGAGAGGGCCTATGTTGAACTTATACGAAATAAGCAAAAAACAGTCGAAGGGCGGTTGAATAAAGAAAAGTACCAAACCATGAGGCCAGGGGATATCCTGGCTTTTTGTGTGAAAAAAGACCGTTCAGACACAACGTTTTGCAAGGTGTTAGGGTTGCGACTTTATGCAACCTTCCGCACCATGCTTGAGGCTGAAGGACTGAGGTCATGCCTGCCCACAGCAGAAACGCTTGAAGAGGGGGTCGCCACCTATCATCGTTTTGCTGATTATCAACAACGCGAAAAACGCGATGGCGTTTTGGCTATTAACATGGTATACTTGGGCTCTGGGCGTTCGTTAGAAGACGTTTTGCAATAA
- a CDS encoding ASCH domain-containing protein: protein MKKTWDKECTLKKIYINAIRSGKKTIEGRLNKPHFQKLNVQKGETLLFHPQNPSQGVLCRVENVFSYKDFGDMLRKHSFQQCVPESKTAKEAWDAYCKIYSLEDQKKYGVLAWQISLINP from the coding sequence GTGAAAAAAACTTGGGATAAAGAATGTACGCTGAAAAAAATTTATATTAATGCCATCCGATCCGGCAAAAAAACCATTGAAGGGCGTCTTAATAAACCCCATTTTCAAAAACTCAATGTTCAAAAAGGGGAAACACTCTTGTTTCACCCACAAAATCCATCTCAAGGTGTTTTATGTCGTGTAGAAAACGTTTTTTCCTATAAAGATTTTGGGGACATGCTACGCAAACACAGCTTTCAACAATGTGTTCCTGAAAGCAAGACAGCAAAAGAAGCTTGGGACGCTTATTGCAAGATTTACTCCTTAGAAGACCAAAAAAAATATGGGGTCCTTGCATGGCAGATCTCCCTTATTAACCCTTGA
- a CDS encoding GNAT family N-acetyltransferase, producing the protein MNQAFRDTIQPLYKDQTQALKKIASSEDRSCKLLMNAQDDPMGILVFKKEPNNEYEKFSVKNSLEIKALFVINPEQNKGKGVGTALIQEAKKQAIKANASSMHLTASEAAGDRKGDVIRFFEHKGFENPGCSWPQGDAFPLGTEHLLVFKKLYSDRED; encoded by the coding sequence GTGAATCAAGCCTTTCGCGATACAATTCAACCCCTTTATAAGGATCAAACCCAAGCGCTTAAAAAAATTGCATCAAGTGAAGATAGGAGCTGCAAACTTTTGATGAATGCTCAAGATGACCCCATGGGCATTTTAGTATTCAAAAAAGAACCCAACAATGAATATGAGAAATTTTCAGTAAAAAATAGCTTGGAAATTAAAGCCCTTTTTGTTATCAATCCCGAACAAAATAAAGGAAAGGGGGTTGGCACAGCATTAATTCAAGAAGCCAAAAAGCAAGCCATCAAAGCGAATGCTTCCAGCATGCACCTGACTGCCTCTGAGGCTGCAGGCGACAGAAAAGGAGACGTCATTCGTTTTTTTGAACACAAGGGCTTTGAAAACCCGGGTTGTTCTTGGCCGCAAGGGGATGCGTTTCCTCTCGGCACCGAGCACCTACTTGTTTTTAAAAAATTATATTCAGATAGAGAGGATTGA
- a CDS encoding TIGR01777 family oxidoreductase — protein MMTVLITGGTGFIGRAVCHALKAHKKNVVILTRTPKAVQSGERAVASLDEIADTETLEGIINLAGAPINQRWTKAYKKTLLHSRVGTTANVISLITRLKTKPAFLISASAVGYYGPQPATHKTTEDTPPQESFTHTLCHAWETKAREAEALGVRTCLVRLGVVLEKGGGIFKELHGLYQWCLGGRIGSGTQGLPWIHRDDVVRALFFLMENAKMQGAYNLTAPEVTSQQTFSQTLGRVLGRPTLMPLPACVVRLLFGEMGQELLLHGAYVYPEKLLKAGFTFTHPRLHDALKAIVDKQDEPRLGS, from the coding sequence ATGATGACCGTGCTGATCACAGGGGGGACAGGGTTTATTGGCAGGGCTGTGTGCCATGCACTGAAAGCCCATAAAAAAAATGTCGTGATTCTGACGCGCACACCAAAAGCTGTGCAATCAGGCGAGCGCGCTGTGGCTTCTCTTGATGAGATTGCCGACACCGAAACGTTAGAGGGCATCATCAATCTTGCGGGTGCACCCATTAACCAACGATGGACCAAGGCCTACAAAAAAACGCTGTTGCACAGCCGTGTGGGCACCACAGCCAATGTGATTTCTCTCATCACGCGGCTCAAGACAAAACCTGCCTTTTTGATTAGCGCTTCGGCTGTGGGGTATTATGGCCCTCAACCTGCCACACACAAAACCACCGAAGACACCCCCCCACAAGAAAGTTTCACCCACACTCTCTGTCACGCGTGGGAAACAAAAGCGCGCGAAGCTGAAGCATTGGGCGTGCGGACGTGCCTTGTGCGATTGGGCGTTGTGCTTGAAAAAGGCGGGGGTATTTTTAAAGAGTTGCACGGCCTTTACCAATGGTGTTTAGGGGGCCGCATCGGGTCAGGCACGCAAGGGCTGCCCTGGATTCACCGTGATGATGTGGTGCGCGCCCTTTTTTTTCTTATGGAAAATGCCAAGATGCAAGGGGCCTATAACCTCACAGCGCCAGAGGTGACGTCGCAACAAACCTTTTCTCAAACTTTGGGCCGCGTGCTCGGACGGCCCACCTTGATGCCTTTGCCGGCATGCGTGGTGCGCTTGTTGTTTGGGGAGATGGGGCAAGAGCTTTTATTACATGGCGCTTATGTTTACCCTGAAAAATTGCTGAAAGCAGGTTTCACGTTTACCCATCCACGCCTTCACGATGCCCTCAAAGCGATTGTGGACAAACAAGATGAGCCGCGTCTTGGTTCCTGA
- a CDS encoding EF-hand domain-containing protein — MTFVNVGIRSLRYFLEADKDGNGTLDTNEIGTAFDKVRQDMSLPNKFSPEELITKFDVNGDGLVTQKEFSSKAVEIAEELRLSIAPEIREEIEHLSSLTDFIIDEGVYQAYYREDKDKSDSLDAKELPSAVSMMFKNLNLDENACKSLITLPEYDVNEKGKVPFLDFFSRSHDYFTRYTATRLKDIIS; from the coding sequence ATGACATTCGTCAATGTAGGTATACGCTCTCTTCGTTATTTTTTGGAAGCAGATAAAGATGGTAATGGTACCTTGGATACAAATGAAATTGGGACTGCCTTTGACAAGGTGCGTCAAGACATGAGTCTGCCCAATAAATTCTCGCCGGAAGAGTTGATCACAAAATTTGATGTCAATGGTGATGGGTTAGTCACTCAGAAAGAGTTTTCTTCTAAAGCGGTAGAGATTGCTGAAGAGCTGAGGCTATCAATAGCTCCCGAAATTAGGGAAGAAATTGAACATTTAAGCTCCCTGACTGATTTTATTATCGATGAAGGCGTGTATCAGGCCTATTACAGAGAGGATAAAGATAAATCAGATAGTTTAGATGCAAAGGAATTGCCCAGTGCCGTGAGTATGATGTTTAAGAACCTTAATTTGGATGAGAATGCGTGCAAAAGCCTCATCACATTGCCTGAATATGATGTGAATGAAAAAGGTAAGGTTCCCTTCCTTGACTTTTTTTCGAGGTCGCACGATTACTTTACAAGGTATACTGCAACACGGCTAAAGGATATTATCTCGTAA
- a CDS encoding phosphotransferase enzyme family protein — MVRDTDVESSLSTHIQEVLTHRSSDLAVVKKNRFAEKDTFIYKYAWEGQAYILKETPPYCSDEKGLAAIARLRTHVRQGGIPIPELVLSQGVKVRGNRYLVETFIQGDPWSACEEKTKQMAHVLGRFHTFLHMAGKSAQDEFEKGLKKQSLFDLARLMVTIVPDRIDQTVWSCNQKTLAPLLATWKERLDTLESTALKNGYNDIRIAIHGDYNPTNVLFDAQKNVVGVIDFDDCCLDNPIHDVGTALLHMHCFTFNPSAPFLAEDSDAEQQAKRHAQLFLENYVSTSFVKREEIRPYVKEVVETVAIQLAALYLIKGVYTDFSNLTSLVDHVGRATAIVNEVCDSFTKI, encoded by the coding sequence GTGGTGCGTGACACAGATGTTGAATCCTCTCTTTCCACACATATCCAAGAGGTTTTGACGCACAGATCTTCTGACTTGGCGGTTGTGAAGAAAAATCGCTTTGCAGAAAAAGACACCTTTATTTACAAATATGCGTGGGAGGGCCAGGCGTATATCCTCAAAGAAACACCTCCCTACTGTTCGGATGAAAAAGGGCTCGCAGCGATTGCCCGTCTACGGACACATGTGCGTCAAGGGGGGATCCCCATCCCTGAGCTTGTGTTATCTCAAGGTGTGAAAGTCCGCGGCAACCGTTATCTTGTGGAAACCTTTATTCAAGGAGATCCATGGTCTGCGTGCGAGGAAAAAACAAAACAGATGGCGCATGTGCTCGGGCGTTTTCATACTTTTTTACACATGGCGGGGAAGTCGGCGCAAGACGAGTTTGAAAAGGGCCTCAAAAAACAAAGCCTTTTTGACCTTGCGCGCCTTATGGTGACCATTGTGCCTGACCGCATAGACCAAACAGTCTGGTCTTGCAACCAAAAAACGTTAGCGCCTTTGTTAGCCACATGGAAGGAGCGCCTGGATACCTTAGAGAGCACCGCCCTAAAAAATGGATATAACGACATACGCATAGCCATTCATGGAGATTATAACCCCACAAATGTGTTGTTTGATGCGCAAAAAAACGTGGTGGGCGTGATTGATTTTGATGATTGTTGTCTGGATAATCCTATACACGATGTTGGCACCGCTCTGCTGCACATGCATTGCTTTACCTTCAACCCATCTGCGCCTTTCTTGGCAGAGGATTCTGATGCAGAGCAGCAAGCCAAAAGGCATGCGCAGCTGTTCTTAGAAAATTATGTGAGCACTTCTTTTGTAAAGCGTGAAGAGATCAGGCCTTATGTAAAAGAGGTGGTTGAGACTGTGGCAATACAGCTTGCCGCCTTGTATCTCATCAAGGGGGTTTACACAGATTTTTCAAACCTTACGTCTCTGGTTGATCATGTGGGTCGGGCGACAGCTATTGTGAATGAAGTGTGTGATTCCTTTACAAAGATTTGA
- a CDS encoding histidine phosphatase family protein: MLPLTPFYLMRHPETEANTQQLACGFLDSPLTAKGMTQAHDVAKILPQNIKMIYHSALTRTLHTAHMLASAQNCHTIERPALNEFHFGAWEGQKWDRVKAALDKNQVPPGGESNQQFIQRTYAALHSILTKHTHDTEPLIVAHGGTFHALGMIYQHMGCPIHNAALYAFTPAPEKPGMPWSVRACSAKGEKPVTLYTPLKSL; this comes from the coding sequence ATGTTGCCCCTGACGCCTTTTTATCTTATGCGCCATCCCGAAACAGAGGCCAATACGCAACAATTAGCATGCGGTTTTTTAGATAGCCCCCTCACAGCCAAAGGTATGACACAAGCCCATGATGTTGCCAAGATTCTACCCCAGAACATCAAGATGATCTATCATAGCGCCTTAACACGCACACTTCACACAGCGCACATGCTCGCATCTGCACAAAACTGTCACACCATCGAGCGTCCCGCATTAAACGAGTTTCATTTTGGTGCTTGGGAAGGGCAAAAGTGGGATCGCGTGAAAGCTGCGCTTGATAAAAATCAAGTGCCTCCGGGAGGAGAATCTAACCAGCAATTCATTCAAAGAACCTATGCGGCCCTTCACTCTATTCTTACAAAACATACCCATGATACCGAGCCTTTGATCGTGGCACACGGAGGCACATTTCACGCACTCGGCATGATTTATCAGCACATGGGTTGCCCCATCCACAATGCGGCCCTTTATGCGTTCACCCCCGCACCGGAAAAACCCGGCATGCCTTGGTCAGTACGTGCATGCTCAGCCAAAGGGGAAAAGCCTGTCACGCTTTATACCCCCCTCAAATCTTTGTAA
- a CDS encoding NUDIX domain-containing protein, with product MVEKAIQCLFSVLGLMEICVADDVLPECRAARAVFYCPKDESILMMHNPEVDLYFTIGGTVQDREQDSETLIREVKEETGHHLSETPERPVWYYEKVVQRKKDGSAYWCLNKNFFYYIQEKKPFTVGTQGFDMQEKKDRCTVQWMSFEELSKIDAAKISPPEFVERLRKITRQPLPTEPCLIPAHYTEREKEQIQSAGIILPPSQGTP from the coding sequence GTGGTAGAAAAAGCGATACAGTGTCTCTTTTCGGTACTTGGTCTTATGGAGATATGTGTGGCAGATGATGTGCTGCCTGAGTGTCGAGCTGCGCGCGCCGTTTTTTATTGTCCAAAAGATGAATCTATTCTCATGATGCATAACCCTGAAGTGGATTTGTATTTCACAATAGGAGGAACCGTTCAGGATAGAGAGCAAGATAGCGAAACCTTGATTCGGGAAGTCAAGGAGGAAACAGGGCATCACCTCTCCGAGACGCCAGAAAGGCCTGTTTGGTATTATGAGAAAGTTGTTCAACGAAAAAAAGATGGGAGCGCTTATTGGTGCCTGAATAAAAATTTTTTTTATTATATTCAGGAAAAGAAGCCATTCACAGTAGGAACACAAGGCTTTGATATGCAAGAAAAAAAAGATAGGTGCACAGTCCAATGGATGTCATTTGAGGAGCTTTCCAAAATCGACGCCGCAAAGATTTCGCCCCCGGAGTTTGTAGAACGTTTGCGTAAAATAACCCGTCAGCCTTTGCCGACTGAGCCATGCCTCATTCCTGCGCATTACACAGAGCGTGAAAAAGAGCAGATCCAAAGTGCAGGTATTATATTGCCACCTTCGCAAGGCACCCCATAA
- a CDS encoding methionine adenosyltransferase, translated as MIFLPHTHNNKLLKGNKYMYALTIETRPEQKLPFEIVERKGIGHPDTLCDAIAEQASRDYAAYCLEQFGKIAHHWFDKVMLLGGQSDIDFGKGILMHPYTVLFAGKGAHRVGKQEIPLEDILHTAAAKVLSSVLRGFDPSKHLRTEVRIVDYVDPGRTSGRYRPASEDDLISLDAEGRVSNDCNVCVGYAPLSLLENIVLKTEWEMTRGAFKKLFPDTGYDIKIVGTHRLDTIHLQVNLPFIAELIPNYSTYVKRVEAAEVAIKNFVKERFQISVNVEVNTTKSPTERRLYLTVTGSVADTGDVGVVGRGNRANGLITPCCPMSIEASCGKNPVDHTGKLYGILAIQLAQDIHAATGLSNTVILSTRKGKPIQDADQVCILIQDWARHQKQYEAAVKSMIQRGLQNIGDLTEKIIIKGVTQW; from the coding sequence TTGATCTTTTTGCCACACACCCACAACAACAAGCTGCTTAAGGGAAATAAATATATGTATGCACTCACCATAGAAACACGTCCTGAACAAAAACTTCCCTTTGAAATTGTCGAACGTAAGGGCATTGGGCACCCCGACACCCTTTGTGATGCTATTGCTGAACAAGCTTCTCGAGATTATGCTGCCTATTGCTTAGAACAATTTGGTAAAATAGCCCATCATTGGTTTGATAAAGTGATGCTTTTGGGTGGTCAGTCAGACATTGATTTTGGAAAAGGAATCTTAATGCATCCCTACACCGTTTTATTTGCGGGAAAGGGTGCACACAGGGTCGGCAAGCAAGAAATTCCGTTAGAAGACATTTTGCATACAGCGGCAGCGAAGGTTCTCTCCTCTGTGCTGAGAGGTTTTGATCCAAGCAAACATCTACGCACAGAAGTGCGCATTGTAGATTACGTCGACCCCGGCCGGACAAGTGGCCGTTACCGCCCAGCATCAGAGGATGACCTCATCTCTTTAGATGCCGAAGGCCGTGTTTCTAATGACTGTAATGTATGTGTAGGGTATGCGCCGTTAAGTTTGTTAGAAAACATTGTGTTGAAAACAGAATGGGAAATGACACGCGGTGCCTTTAAAAAGCTCTTTCCCGATACAGGGTATGACATCAAAATTGTAGGCACCCATCGATTAGACACCATCCATCTCCAGGTGAATTTACCCTTTATTGCCGAGCTGATTCCAAATTATTCAACCTATGTAAAACGTGTTGAAGCTGCTGAGGTTGCTATTAAAAATTTTGTCAAAGAGCGCTTTCAGATTTCGGTCAACGTAGAAGTCAATACAACCAAAAGCCCCACAGAAAGACGGCTTTATCTAACGGTCACAGGTTCGGTTGCGGACACAGGTGATGTAGGCGTTGTGGGTCGTGGAAATCGAGCCAATGGTTTGATTACCCCCTGTTGCCCCATGAGCATTGAAGCATCTTGTGGAAAAAATCCTGTGGATCATACAGGCAAGCTATATGGCATTTTGGCTATTCAATTGGCGCAAGATATTCATGCCGCAACAGGTCTTTCAAATACGGTTATTTTGAGTACGCGCAAAGGTAAGCCCATTCAAGATGCAGACCAGGTATGCATTCTCATCCAAGATTGGGCACGCCATCAAAAACAGTATGAAGCCGCCGTCAAAAGTATGATTCAAAGAGGCCTTCAAAACATTGGTGATCTCACGGAAAAAATAATTATTAAGGGGGTCACACAGTGGTAG